One part of the Haliaeetus albicilla chromosome 27, bHalAlb1.1, whole genome shotgun sequence genome encodes these proteins:
- the SMIM33 gene encoding small integral membrane protein 33 isoform X2 gives MNTSVPGSQLRQPEPQDAAAFTPISVVRSVTKKSDALPMISVIVVIFVLLAVFIIIVVHYGPHLRTVQITLYHEPMPQDLDNGVYLTDWKKLGSQKKLPAQPCQQEPGGTDTAGMSCQCSCKHHLPCGSAEPNVIEITYL, from the coding sequence ATGAACACCTCCGTGCCCGGCAGCCAGCTGAGACAGCCCGAGCCCCAGGACGCAGCTGCCTTCACTCCTATCTCCGTTGTCAGGAGCGTGACAAAGAAATCCGATGCCCTGCCCATGATCTCCGTGATCGTCGTCATCTTCGTCCTCTTGGCCGTCTTCATCATCATTGTGGTGCACTACGGCCCTCACCTCCGCACCGTCCAGATCACCCTTTACCATGAGCCCATGCCGCAGGACCTGGACAATGGAGTGTACCTCACGGACTGGAAGAAGCTGGGCTCCCAGAAGAAGCTGCCcgcccagccctgccagcaggaGCCGGGTGGCACGGACACAGCCGGCATGAGCTGTCAGTGCTCCTGCAAACATCACCTTCCCTGCGGGAGCGCCGAGCCCAACGTCATCGAGATCACGTACCTGTGA
- the SMIM33 gene encoding small integral membrane protein 33 isoform X1, protein MCKKNRTQIFSPACLLRAFSSACSAMNTSVPGSQLRQPEPQDAAAFTPISVVRSVTKKSDALPMISVIVVIFVLLAVFIIIVVHYGPHLRTVQITLYHEPMPQDLDNGVYLTDWKKLGSQKKLPAQPCQQEPGGTDTAGMSCQCSCKHHLPCGSAEPNVIEITYL, encoded by the exons ATgtgcaagaaaaacagaacccAAATATTCAGCCCAGCTTGTCTGCTGAGAGCTTTCAG CTCAGCCTGCTCAGCCATGAACACCTCCGTGCCCGGCAGCCAGCTGAGACAGCCCGAGCCCCAGGACGCAGCTGCCTTCACTCCTATCTCCGTTGTCAGGAGCGTGACAAAGAAATCCGATGCCCTGCCCATGATCTCCGTGATCGTCGTCATCTTCGTCCTCTTGGCCGTCTTCATCATCATTGTGGTGCACTACGGCCCTCACCTCCGCACCGTCCAGATCACCCTTTACCATGAGCCCATGCCGCAGGACCTGGACAATGGAGTGTACCTCACGGACTGGAAGAAGCTGGGCTCCCAGAAGAAGCTGCCcgcccagccctgccagcaggaGCCGGGTGGCACGGACACAGCCGGCATGAGCTGTCAGTGCTCCTGCAAACATCACCTTCCCTGCGGGAGCGCCGAGCCCAACGTCATCGAGATCACGTACCTGTGA